One genomic region from Gemmobacter aquarius encodes:
- a CDS encoding DUF6671 family protein, producing the protein MALPRRVALGTMHGKETAVALPLAALGIALTRADIDTDRFGTFSSEVARTGTMLDAARAKARAAAEATGLPVAIASEGSYGPHPHMPFLPLGQEILLWLDTGSGREIVEHVTDPATNYDQCHAHTLPEAESFLTRIGFPATAVIVAPTMGAVPVAKGLRDPQALAEAMALAYATSGRAFLQTDMRAHMNPHRMAVIEGLARRLAARLATPCPDCTAAGFGRTGNEPGLPCGDCGTPTGLVAADLLCCTACGFLTRKPRSGQADPAHCPACNP; encoded by the coding sequence CTGGGAACGATGCACGGCAAAGAGACGGCAGTCGCGCTACCGCTTGCGGCGCTTGGCATCGCCCTGACCCGTGCCGATATCGACACCGACCGCTTCGGCACATTCTCCAGCGAAGTGGCACGCACGGGCACGATGCTCGACGCCGCCCGAGCCAAGGCCCGCGCCGCCGCCGAAGCGACCGGCCTGCCTGTCGCCATCGCCAGCGAAGGCTCTTACGGTCCGCATCCCCACATGCCCTTCCTGCCCCTCGGTCAGGAAATCCTGCTCTGGCTCGACACCGGAAGCGGGCGGGAAATCGTCGAACATGTCACCGATCCGGCCACCAACTACGACCAGTGCCACGCCCACACCCTGCCCGAGGCCGAAAGCTTCCTGACCCGTATCGGCTTTCCCGCCACGGCGGTCATCGTCGCCCCGACCATGGGCGCAGTGCCCGTCGCGAAAGGTCTGCGCGATCCGCAGGCACTGGCCGAGGCGATGGCCCTTGCCTATGCCACCTCTGGCCGCGCCTTTCTGCAAACCGACATGCGCGCCCATATGAACCCGCATCGGATGGCCGTGATCGAAGGCCTTGCGCGACGCCTCGCCGCCCGCCTTGCCACCCCCTGCCCCGATTGCACCGCCGCAGGCTTCGGCCGCACCGGCAACGAACCCGGCCTGCCCTGCGGCGATTGCGGCACTCCGACAGGCCTTGTCGCCGCCGATCTTCTTTGCTGCACAGCATGTGGCTTCCTTACCCGCAAGCCCCGCAGCGGCCAAGCCGATCCCGCCCATTGCCCCGCTTGCAACCCATAA